CGTAAACGCACGCGTAGGTGCCGCGGCCTAGCGGCGTGGAGGACGTCTTCCACTCGGGGTCGTGGATGGGGTCAATGGGCGAGAGGAGCGCGCGCGCCTGCTGTATCGAGACGGCGGAGTGGCCCGACGTATGGAATGACAGATTGTTGACCAGGTCtgtgttgttgttgatagAGGAGCAGATCTCCGATACCGCTTCGCGCACGGGGTCTGCGTCGCAGGGGCGCACGGGACTGAGGGCGGGGAAGCCTGAGGAAGCCGTGGGGGTGACCGGGGAcggcagctgctgctggaagagTTTTGTGTCTTGCTTGGCCTGCGCAGGCGGCGTGGAGAGCACGGCGCTATCCAGGCCGCGGCGCTTGCGCAGGGCCAGCACAGCCGGGGAGCTGGGAGGGGTTTCGGTGTGGCCACAGTCCATACGCGTTGAGACGGGCAGAAGGGCTGTGTGTTGTTGTAGTGCGCTCGGGCTTGTTAGCGGTGCTCGAGAGGAAGGAAAGCAGGGAGAGATAGCGCCCCATCGCAGAAAATGACGTTGGAACGGCTCACCACGCACGGCGCTCGAGCGCCAACGGCTAACGCGGGGGCGCATGAGGCgtggcacgtgacacacGGCCCAGGTCGCGTGATGAGGACGATCTGCACGTGACAGGAGCGCGCTgaggcacgtgactgaaTATCTCGGCACGTGCTCCgtaagtcacgtgatacaAAATCATCACGCGTAATCATGCATCACTCGTGGCACGTGATCTCCAGTCACATGACCAGCGACGCCGCCGCGCATCCGCGCTTGCTCTCTTCTCTCCACCGGGCGTGCTCCGCTGGACAGCGGCGCAAGCAACCCGAGCCGCAACCCACGTGACTATTGCCCCTCATCACACACCCACACACCCGCGCCGCCCCGCTGCTGGCTATTTATGGCTCTCCAACACGCCCTCGCTCTTGCGCGCCTGCGGAGGCCTGCAGAGCAACTGCTGGGCCCACGTCGCCTTTGCGACGCGCACGCACGCTTGCCGCTGCCCTTCAGAGCCACGTCATGGAAGCAGTGCTACGTGTTCTGTGCGTCATGCCCGCGCGATCCTGGGCCGCGGAAGCGCCACGGGCGCGTCTGCGGGCCAAGGACTATGGGCTCCGTCGGCACGTGACCGGACCCTCGGTTTACGTGCAAGATGCCGTCATCAGCGCTCACGGCCTGCGGGACGCGTTTCCGCGCAGACGGCGCGCAGCGGGCAGCCGCGGCGCAGACGGGCGCGCACGCGGACGCGTCTCGCACCGACGCGTCTGGGCTCGCGCCCCGCGTAGCAAAATTTTCGCAATCGCAGCCCCTTAACCATTTTCGTAATCGGGGGCGTGGACTCGGAGTATATAAGGGGAAACCTTGGAACGGTCCCCCTGTTAGCCCTTTAAAGAAGAGAGCTCTCTTCCAATCCACACTCTCCGTCGCAGCCACAAGCCAGCAACAGGCCCTACAGCTCCAACCGCCCAATCCCATGCACAGAACATACTCGCTCAGAAACTCGCGCGCGCCCACGGCCGCGCAGCTGCAGAACCCACCTCCACCTCCTTCGTCGACCAAGAACCGGTTCTTCGGCAAGGGCGGGCTCGCCAACTCATTCCGCAAAAACACGGCCGGCGCGTTCGGCCCAGAGCTGGCGCGCAAGCTCTCGCAGCTGGTCAAGATCGAGAAGAACGTGCTGCGGTCCATCGAGGTGGCGGCCAACGAGCGCCGTGACGCGGCCAAGCAGCTCTCCATCTGGGGTCTCGAGAACGACGACGACGTGTCGGATATCACCGACAAGCTCGGTGTGCTCATCTACGAGATGAGCGAGCTGGACGACCAGTTCATCGACCGCTACGACCAGTACCGTCTGACCATCAAGTCCATCCGCGACATCGAGGGCTCCGTGGAGCCTTCGCGTGACCGCAAGGCCAAGATCACCGACAAGATCGCCTACCTGAAGTACAAGGACCCCCAGTCCACCAAGATCGAGGTCCTCGAGCAGGAGCTCGTGCGTGCCGAGGCCGAGTCCTTGGTCGCCGAGGCCCAGCTCTCCA
This is a stretch of genomic DNA from Lachancea thermotolerans CBS 6340 chromosome D complete sequence. It encodes these proteins:
- a CDS encoding Eisosome component PIL1/LSP1 family protein (highly similar to uniprot|P53252 Saccharomyces cerevisiae YGR086C PIL1 Long chain base-responsive inhibitor of protein kinases Phk1p and Phk2p acts along with Lsp1p to down-regulate heat stress resistance via regulation of the Pkc1p and Ypk1p pathways phosphorylated by Phk1p and Phk2p); translation: MPSSALTACGTRFRADGAQRAAAAQTGAHADASRTDASGLAPRVAKFSQSQPLNHFRNRGRGLGVYKGKPWNGPPVSPLKKRALFQSTLSVAATSQQQALQLQPPNPMHRTYSLRNSRAPTAAQLQNPPPPPSSTKNRFFGKGGLANSFRKNTAGAFGPELARKLSQLVKIEKNVLRSIEVAANERRDAAKQLSIWGLENDDDVSDITDKLGVLIYEMSELDDQFIDRYDQYRLTIKSIRDIEGSVEPSRDRKAKITDKIAYLKYKDPQSTKIEVLEQELVRAEAESLVAEAQLSNITRSKLRAAFNYQFDSVIEHSEKLALIAGYGKALLELLDDSPVTPGETRPAYDGYDASKQIIIDAETALNDWTLDSAQVKPSLSLRHADYDYEGEEDEDEEEVADHEHHWVDEDEPQHEHTTTEATETTTTNTTAAPTTA